A single region of the Thunnus maccoyii chromosome 10, fThuMac1.1, whole genome shotgun sequence genome encodes:
- the LOC121905769 gene encoding protein FAM8A1-like, which yields MADDENTNMEVDKEKPLADKVKPLVNGISQRLNSQNNAKGEKDAGESRATAEYCERLQAWMWQYYTGYATWQSWLAASAMSYPCYLQSTSGTSTPPLDLNPQNWYNSPFSLPLSPYYSPAATSPSSRVGETPGGAAVAAQPPQQQQQPQPQENGNAQRPGREYSIPSPLQRLLAEMVDFFILFFIKATIIISIMHLSGIKDVSKFAMHFIVEEIDEDTSMEELQKMMLVALVYRILVCFYEIVCIWGAGGATPGKFLVGLRVVTCDSSILVQPNRVLVVPATNVSLSASTVRALNKNFSIAFFFPAFITLLFFQHNRTVYDMVAGTIVVKRSRAR from the exons ATGGCTGACGacgaaaacacaaacatggaaGTCGACAAGGAAAAGCCTTTGGCAGATAAAGTTAAACCACTCGTAAACGGCATTTCCCAGAGGCTAAACAGCCAGAACAATGCCAAAGGCGAGAAAGACGCAGGTGAAAGCCGCGCCACGGCGGAATACTGCGAGAGGCTGCAGGCGTGGATGTGGCAGTATTACACTGGATATGCGACCTGGCAGAGCTGGCTGGCAGCGTCAGCCATGTCCTACCCGTGTTATCTACAGTCAACCAGCGGGACCTCGACGCCACCTCTCGATTTAAACCCCCAGAACTGGTATAACAGTCCGTTCAGCCTTCCGTTGTCGCCTTATTATTCACCTGCTGCCACCTCTCCAAGCAGCCGGGTAGGTGAGACTCCTGGCGGGGCTGCAGTGGCAGCTCAGCCGccgcagcagcaacagcagccgCAGCCGCAGGAGAATGGAAATGCACAGAGACCAG GTCGGGAGTACAGTATTCCTTCACCTCTCCAAAGACTCCTGGCTGAAATGGTGGatttcttcattttgtttttcattaaagcAACCATAATTATCAGTATTATGCATCTCAGTGGAATCAA GGATGTTTCCAAGTTCGCCATGCATTTCATAGTGGAGGAAATAGATGAGGACACATCGATGGAGGAGCTACAAAAAATGATGCTTGTCGCCCTTGTGTACCggattttagtgtgtttttatgag ATTGTGTGCATCTGGGGAGCAGGAGGAGCCACTCCAGGGAAATTTCTAGTAGGACTCAGAGTTGTTACATGTGACTCATCAATTCTGGTTCAACCTAACAGGGTGCTTGTAGTGCCAGCAACtaatgtctctctgtctgc ATCGACTGTCCGAGCCTTGAATAAGAATTTTTCAATTGCCTTCTTTTTCCCGGCCTTCATCACGCTTCTGTTCTTCCAACACAACAGGACTGTGTATGATATGGTTGCTGGTACTATTGTTGTCAAGCGCTCCAGGGCCAGATGA
- the fabp4b gene encoding fatty acid binding protein 4b, translated as MVEQFVGNWKLAASENFDEYMKAIGVGFATRQMGNMVKPNLVISVDDTGFISMKSQSTFKTAEIKFKLNEEFDETTADDRKTKTIFTFENGKLVQKQTWDGKTTTLEREIQDGKLTAKCIMDDVVAVRTYEKEA; from the exons ATGGTTGAGCAGTTTGTTGGAAACTGGAAGCTGGCCGCCAGCGAGAACTTCGATGAGTACATGAAGGCAATTG GTGTGGGCTTTGCCACTCGGCAAATGGGCAACATGGTGAAGCCTAACCTGGTGATCAGCGTGGATGATACTGGGTTCATTTCCATGAAGTCTCAGAGTACTTTCAAGACCGCAGAGATCAAGTTCAAACTCAACGAAGAGTTCGACGAGACGACTGCAGATGACCGAAAGACCAAG ACCATCTTCACTTTTGAAAATGGCAAACTTGTGCAAAAGCAGACGTGGGACGGAAAGACCACGACACTGGAACGAGAGATTCAGGATGGAAAACTAACAGCT AAATGTATCATGGATGATGTTGTTGCAGTGAGGACCTACGAGAAGGAGGCTTGA
- the LOC121905833 gene encoding hairy/enhancer-of-split related with YRPW motif protein 1-like: MKRSHNYSSSESDLDDNVEVEKDSGDENGQLDSHGSMSPSTTTQVQARKRRRGIIEKRRRDRINNSLSELRRLVPSAFEKQGSAKLEKAEILQMTVDHLKMLHASGGKGFFEAHALAKDYRSLGFRECLAETARFLSIIEGRDNTDPLRLRLVSHLSNYASQREVHTGLEHLAWGSAYGTAPAHLAHPLLLQHPQGRTPASRNNSSPPSSSSSSSSSTSSSSSTEASGTSRLSVLPPTESLRMPPSGSLPLSLPVPTSKLSPPLLSSLSSLSAFPLSFGAFPLVSPTAISTVSPSSTLSKPYRPWGTEIGAF; this comes from the exons ATGAAGCGAAGCCACAACTACAGCTCATCGGAGAGCGACCTGGACGACAACGTTGAAGTGGAGAAAGACAGCGGCGATGAAAATGG TCAGCTTGATTCTCACGGCTCGATGTCTCCCTCCACAACCACTCAAGTTCAAGCCAGAAAAAGACGCAGAGGG ATTATTGAGAAACGGCGACGTGACCGAATCAATAACAGTCTGTCAGAGTTGAGGAGATTGGTGCCAAGTGCTTTTGAGAAACAG gGATCAGCAAAATTggaaaaagcagaaatattgCAAATGACTGTGGACCATTTGAAGATGCTTCATGCATCTGGTGGCAAAG GTTTCTTTGAGGCTCATGCTCTTGCGAAGGATTACCGCAGCCTGGGCTTCAGGGAGTGCCTGGCAGAGACAGCTCGCTTCCTGAGCATCATAGAGGGTCGGGACAACACAGACCCCCTCCGCCTACGCTTGGTGTCCCACCTTAGCAACTACGCCTCTCAGAGGGAGGTGCACACTGGACTGGAACACTTAGCCTGGGGCTCTGCATACGGAACTGCCCCTGCCCATCTCGcccaccccctcctcctacAACACCCCCAGGGCAGGACACCTGCATCCAGAAACAACAGTAGcccaccctcctcttcctcctcctcctcctcttctacatcttcctcctcctccactgagGCATCTGGGACATCCAGACTCAGTGTCTTGCCCCCCACAGAGTCCCTCAGGATGCCTCCCAGCGGCTCGCTGCCCCTCAGTCTGCCTGTGCCAACATCCAAGCTTTCGccacctctcctctcatccctctcctcgCTTTCGGCCTTCCCCCTGTCCTTCGGTGCTTTCCCCCTAGTCTCCCCGACGGCCATCAGCACAGTGAGCCCCTCCTCCACCCTGTCAAAGCCGTACAGGCCTTGGGGCACGGAGATCGGGGCCTTCTGA